A region of the Arachis hypogaea cultivar Tifrunner chromosome 15, arahy.Tifrunner.gnm2.J5K5, whole genome shotgun sequence genome:
AGACCTTCTAAGCGACCTGGAAAATGTGTTCCCGGCCCTCCGAcgacacggcatgaggctcaaccctcTTAAGTGCGCCTTTACCATGGAGGCCGAGAAGTTCCTaggattcatgataacccaaaggggGGTGGAAGCCAATCCTGAaaaatgccaagcaatactccAAATGAAGAGCCCGGGCTGCGTCAAAGACGTCCAGAGACTGGCGGGAAGGCTCACCGCGCTATCTCGCTTCCTCGGGGCGTCGGTAGCAAAGGCCATACCTTTCTTCAACctaatgagaaagggaatagcATTTGAATGGACCCCGACATGCGAAGAAGCGTTCAACCATTTCAAAAAGATCCTTGCAACACTACCTGTGCTCGATAAGTCCGTGGTCGGAGAACCGCTCTACCTGTACCTAGCTATAACAGAGGAAGCGCTGGCAGGGGTCTTGGTGCGGGAAGAAGAGAAAGTTCAACAACCAATTTACTTTGCGAGTAGAGCGCTACAAGGAGCAGAACTTAGGTACAGCAAGTTGGAGATACTACCACTAGCGCTCCTAACCTCTTCCCGCAGACTACGACAATACTTCCAAGGTCACCAAGTGGTCGTAAGAACGGACCATGGAATTCGTCAAGTGCTCCAGAAACCTGACCTAGCGggaaggatgatgacctgggccatcgagctaTCCCAATACGATTTGAGATATGAGCCTCGACATGCAATTAAGGCGCAAGCGATGGCAGACTTCCTGGTGGAAGTAACCAGAGACCCAACCGAGGACACGGACACACAGTGGAAGCTCCATgtagacggagcctccaaccagatGTCTGGAGGTGCCGGGATCATCTTAGAAAGCCTAACCGGGGTCATCTACGAACAATCGGTCAAGTTTGAGTTTCCCGTATCAAACAACCAAGAAGAATATGAAGCCCTTCTAGGCGGCTTGATCTTAGCCTGGGAAGTCGGGGCTACGAGGCTAGAAGTATGCAGCGACTCACAGATCGTTACAtcgcaagtaaatggaagctaccaagccagagactcGCTATTGCAGAAGTACTTGGAGAGGGACAAAGAACTAAGCAAACAGTTTGAGGAGGTCGCGGTCCAACACGTTTCGagggaaaggaacacacgggcagatctCCTATCCAAGCTACCGAGCACGAAACCTGGAACCAGCAACCGGTCCCTCATTCAAGGCATCACAAAAGAACCAGTAGTTGCCCTTCACCTGACCAAGATAAGCCCCTCCTGGATGGACTCCATCATCGATTTCTTGCAGAACGACAAACTCCCTGTAGGTGAGAAGGAAGCTAAAGCGTTAAGAAGGGAGGCTGCCAAATACACGATCATACAAGGCCAAATGTTTAAAAAGGGACTCAGCCAACCCTTGCTGAAGTGCCtacaccccgaccagacggactacgtactcagagaagtccacgaggggtgctgtggtcaccacatcgggggcaaagccctagcgaggaagctcatccgagctggaTATTACTGGCCATCAATGATGGAGGACTCCAAGGAGTTCGTAAAAAAATGCGTTAAGTGCCAAGAGAACGCTAACTTTCACAGAGCACCGGCCACCAAACTGAGCCTGATGACGTCCCCCCGGCCCTTCGCAcagtggggagtcgacctcttgggaCCTTTTCCGGTTGGTCCAGGGCAAGTCAAGTATCTCATAGTTGCCATCGACtattacaccaaatggatagaagcCGAGCTACTGGCCACTATCTCCTCGTCCAATTGTAGAAAGTTCATGTGGAGACAGGTGATAACTCGGTTCGGCATCCCGGAAGTCGTCATCTCAAGGGAGAAACCCCTTTCCGCCTGACATAGGGGTAGACGCAATGATACCCGTAGAGATCGGCGAGCCGAGCCCACGGTTACTTCTCAAGGGGGTGGAAGAAGCTGTAGAGAATGACCTAGTAGATGAGACCAGGGAGAAGGCCCATTTGTCAGAAGTATCACTAAAGCAAAGAATGGCCCTGCGCTACAACACCAGAGTGCTCAAGAGAGAATTTGATCAAAACGACCTCGTCCTACGGCGCAATGATATCGGCCTACCAACCCAGGGAGAAGGCAAACTGGCGGCgaactgggaaggcccctacagggtCAAAGAAGTGATTGGCAAGGGCGCCTACAAATTGGAGAAGCTCGATGGAAGGGAGGTCCCGAGAACCTGGAATGCTGGTAACCTGAGAAGGTTTTACCCCTAGCTCTAGCATGCCGGCCAGGCGATCTAGCGAACTTAATCACTTACCTTTGTATTCGCCATGGTAACAAACTCGTTTAATTATCGGTTAATGTTTACTTGTAATTTCTACCAATTTTACTTCTattgtcttttcttttttttacctaCACATCACACCACAACAACTTCCACGATGCGTTAAATGGAACCTCGATACGGTACCCCAGGACTGATCACCCGGGAGCCATCTAAATTGAAACCATAACAAACGGCTACGACGATAACAAGAGGCCACGACCTGGCTTTGCCAAATTGCCAACACAATGGTAAATAAACACGGGCGGAAAGCTCATACCGACAAAACGTTAACAAAACAAAACGAAAACGCTACCAAAGGCAAAAGACAATAATCACAAGCCGACCAAGCGACTCTTAATGTATAACGAAGAAAGCTTCAAAAGTTCTACAACAAAACCGCAAATCCATACAAAAACATAAGGTACAAGAGCTCATTTTTTGGGCATgtcaacaatcttgccatccttgatcATCTTGAAAACTCCAATTGCCGACGTGTCGAAATCGGGAGCCACGATCTTCACCTGGgccttgacaaaccccaatttgagggtttatcttgtgctgatttcaggggttttatcaatgattccacacactttctatatgaaaatacaagattttgcattcctttcctagttttgcctcatgaatgaaaacatgcttatttcgcactaaaatagatacatttctaatcttctcttgatgccattcgatgccgtgacttgtgtgttaagtggtttcaggatatagagtaggaatggaccgaaagagagaaggaagacgggtacaaaggaaggaagcatgaggattaagctttgaAAATTTCCGCAtaggcgcgtgcgcgcacttggcgcgcccgcgcggatagggcaacgtgaagccaaagccaagagccggcttgagaagcggctaagccaggatcttcatgggtgcgcacgcgtacatcacgcctccgcgcacattacaagacgtctcgacagcgcgtgcgcgtaccttgcgcgtgcgcgccgatttgcgaatatgattttttaagaagtcacgtgacttaggcgtggaggcagttaaggatcccacttttggggAAACACCTTggtgggaaaagcttaagaagaccaaaggagcaagggttaaggacaatttttttagttcattttctagatctagatatttttgggagaggagagttagttacactttggggagaagaagagagagattcCAAGCttttcactagggttcatcctcatccaatttctgaattttcaatgactttttggtgagatccattacaattctcacttcactttgttcatgtcatagattttcttctccaatttcaagtagtagatgcaattgatcaattctcatagatctagaattcaactttgtaattttggatttcgtCCCTATTTTGGGGATTCGATTTTCACtgctactctttgagacttgttgttagatctttgtattgcaatactttcaattcgacttttcttctcattttactatgactttccttcttgctcatcacatgtttgataaaatgacaacactagctatggagtagaattttcacacttggcatagggtttggtccttggaagaagttgaatagttgtatcaatagttgatttggaattagggattgctagttggcttggagtgcactaaagctagattcccataaggtgaagctaggacttgtgactcaagttgattgctttcatttgacctcccactatacctaggggataactaaatgaagcaaggcctaattgttgtcaacattgaatggactataaggatagaatttctaatgccaaccctaagccaagtcttttgataattgattgtttgtttctcattactttgCTAAAATCTTCAAAGAATCccaacaaggcttactaaatcaataagatgcacactttggcaattccaagggagaacgactcgggagactagtactctcggatatagattgtagatttgtttgatgaaggattttgcgtcggtttagactatactacgattgatcatttgataatttctataccggcaaaaattcatttgtcaggCCTTAAGGGCCTCCTCAGTCATGAAGATCGCATTCTTCCCTTGATCTCTGGTCACCTTATGTTTCTTCTTAAGCTCCTCAACCTCAGCTTGAGCGGCCTTAGCCGACGAGACAGCCACGTCACGCTCTTTCTCCAAAGCCACCACCCGACCTTGCGCGCTCTCCAGAGTCATCTCCCGCTCAGTTAAACGGGACACGGTGTCATGGGAGGCCTTCAGCTTCTCCTCGGCAGACACGGCTTTCTCCTCAGTGGCCTTCAGTTTTTTCCCCGACTCGGACAGTTGCTCCTGAAGAGTTTCAACTTGAGCTTTGAATTCGTTATTGGCCATGACAGCCGATTTGAGCTTCCTGTGCAACGACTGCATCCCCGACAACTCGAATTCAGCCTTCCGAGCTATTGCGGCACTGCGGAGAAGGGGacggtacatccacctcgcctgccccgCAAGCTCGGTGCCAAGAAAATGATCCTCTGTTCTGGGGAGCAGCTGCGAATCTATGAAGGTTCCGACATCAAAGTTCCGCTCCATTACGGTAAGAACCCCTTCCGGGCTGGAGGATGCCCTCTGCCTTTTGGGGTGGGGATAAGCTTCAAGTCGTCATCCTCTTGTTGAGCGGAGGTCGAGTGCTCAGGGCCGGCCGTCTCCTCACGGACTGGAGAAATGCGCGCCCCGTCAGAGTTCTTACCCGTCATCTCGGTGTCACGGGGTAACGGGGTCGCCTGATCTTTATCCCCAGAAGGGTCCTCCGGTTTCCCGTCAACCTTCTCTGCTTCCTCTTCATCGTTGTCCGCCAAGAAAGTCTTGAACAAGTCCTCAAGCCCTGTCACAGAAGCAGACATCTCCACTGCAACAAACAAGTAAACAAGTTAGTCATGAAACCGGCACAACCAAGCGAATGAATGGAAACGCAAAAACACAAGGCAAGACAACTCACAAACATAATTCCTGGCGACCTCCCGGTCACCCATCAAAAGATGGGGATTCACATGGTTCTTCCCAAAAACTGCCAACAACACGTCGGCGACCCTCTTGTCCACAGCGGACATCCCTTTATAAGACACTTTAATGAATGTGTTGGATCCCGCCCCAAAGCTCCAGTACATCGGAATGAGGCACTCCCCTTCTAACGACAACTAAAAGGGGTGACGACCTTTGACCGGATGCACCTTGAAATATTTATCTTTAAACCCATGATAAGAGTCCTCGAACAAGCCGAAGATCCTCCGACCCTGGGCAGatcggaaggacatgaaccctttcctcGCATTCCCCTCCTTGGAAGGATTCGTGAGGTTGAAGAAAAAAAGGAAGACGTCAACAGATACCGGCAACTCCAGATATTTAtataccatctcgaaacagcggatagaagcccaactgttcggatgcagtTGCGACGGCGCCACGGAGATCCGATTAAGAAGCGCCATTTGGAAAGGAGAAAACGGGATACGAACCCCCACCTGAGTGAACATGTATTTATAGAACCAGATCCAGTCGGGGACCCGAGGAGAATGGAAGTTAAGCTCATATAGTCGTTCGTTGGGGGCAGGAACAAAGACGTCATAATTAGCTTCCTCGTCTGTCCCTCCGCACAAGTACTCGCCTTGTCGGAACTCCGTCAACTCCCCTTCGTCCATCTGATTTGGCGAGTCCTTCACGTCGGAAGCACCCAGGCGTAGGGGTCGTAATTCGTGGTGGAGGGAGAAGCCCGAGAAATgatgcgaggcatacctacaatgggggtaccactccgttagtctatgaggtcgggagtcCGAAAAAAGCCCAGAAACTATATTTGTCCTATTCAACAGCTAAGATCAAGCATGGCTAAAAGCTAAATCCAAACAAAGTCTACCCTGGAATGGTAACCCCCCTAACGCACCTACTTGACACTAAAAGGCCATCTATTATACAAAATCAAGCAAACAGCATGCAAAACCAGGCAAACAGCATGCACACAGAAGACCGAACGATAAACATAAAGCAAAGGATGAAAAGAATTCTTACCTGAACTAATTATGAAGATTcgaaggaagaggaggaagagcgAATGCGCAAGAATGCAGAAATGACACTCTGGGAATTCAGaaggagaagatgatggaaatggTTGGAGTAAGGATATGAAAAGAGAACGAAATGCAAAACTGTTTAAAACTGCCACTCAAGAAGTGCGAAAGGCCTGGGGGCAAAATGGTCTTTGCGCACAGAGTTTtccaacccattatgagcatttaatgctccgCACGAGGAACGGGGCGACAAACGGTCACCTCAGCAACAAATAGACACGCGCGCAAGAGGCACGTCCCCTCCACGGGCGCCCGACCTGGCGACAACACACGGAATAAGAGATAACGCGCCACCAACCACCTTCATGATCATTGCTGACGCGTtaggggcactgttacggcctggcccaaaccacTAGCGGGTCGGCCCGACCCGAGCACAACCCAACCCGAACGGTCAGGAGCGAGGCGCTCAGTCGCCGACCCagacacgcgtccctgacagctaTGCTACAGCTGTGTGAAGGAAGCATCGAGAAAAGTGGGCCTGTCCTTgatgggcccacctctgacacggtatatatgggaaggtcctacccttcccccaaggtacgtcacataccatTTACCCCTTTTTCGCCTGCACACTTTGCTGACTagagcatcggagtgtctttgcaagtgACACCCCCCTTTTTCCATACAAAGAGCTCGGGACGTCGGCTGCACCCCCCTTCAACCCAGCAATCCGGAACCAAACGATTCCCCTCTCATCAATCGAAGTACCAACCCGAACCGTtcggtacccgacctaccgaacatatatatatatatatatatatatatatatatatatatatatatatatatatatatatatatatatatatatataatcccaaAAGTGTTTACCAAAATACAGAATATAAACTTTATTTTTCCAAGTCAAtgtctaagagggacaaaatacaaatatatacaaGTGGAGAACAtaaatacatatacatatacaaaatACAAAGTACAAAATCTCAAAGGCAGATTTTCGTGTTCCAAGAGTCTCTAACAAGCTTAACGTGGTGTATCACGTCCTATatctgaaaacaacaatatatgtatggaatgagaactgggaGTTTTCAGTATGATAAAGGTACCCATATAGATAAAACATAAGGTCCTGGAAAACTCAAAGGCATTCGTAGAACTCCAGCACTCATATTCAAACTTAAAACTTATTCTAAACTAGAAATCTCGATAATCTATCTAAGGGATTCCAAATTTAATCTAACTCTTCACTTTTTAATCACCTTCAAACCTCCTAATCACTGGGTGAAACAACCCTCATCACACCTCCACCATATAAGGAGTTCTCTTAGATATaaacacaaacaaaacagacaAGAGAAGCACATATACAGATAGCAGTTACAACAAATAGATCAGATAACAGTTAATCACCAATAAGCAATTAgacaaaccaaaacaaattcaaaattaaacaaatcatacaaatgcatatgatgcatgtctaccctatggctgatgatatcatttgtcggttatatagccaaacccgacatgtccgatAAGCTTTTCCTTGTTCCGAACTTTTTAGTCGTTATTTCTGTTATATGTGCTGAGGAATTTGAGGCGTTTTTGCGATAGGGTTGTGTTTTCGAGGTTGCATGTAGCGATTAGAGTTTCTACGGTTGTTGTGGAAGTGGAATGAAGTTGTGGTTGTGGCTGCCATTATTGCACGCCGAGAGTAAACGAAGCTTGTCGCGTAGTTAAATTGCGATCGAGATAAGGGTTTTTCTTAAAACTTATTTTCTATTATGGAATTGTTATAACTAAATTTgatgtgaaaaacatatttctATGATTATATAAGTCTTATGGATGTTATTGTTTGCTTGATGGAATTATTGATTGTTTGAGTGGTGTGTGGTTACTgataaaattgaatttgaaaagttaatttgattgattattatgaaaagtaaTTTTCTTGGTTTTGGAGTTGAATTGATATTAAAAAGTGAATTTATACTGAAAATGGTTGAAATTGGAGGTGGTTTGATATTGAACCTGATTTGATGTCggaattgatttaaaaaaaatggaaaggatttGATATTTGATAATTGTTTAATATTAAAAATGGTTGAGAATGGTTTGGAAAATGTGGTTTTGATAGAACTCGTaagggtggcaaagtctgagttttagagaggatgctgccgaaatttttataaaaattggaggTTTTGTTTGAAAtggttatttaaaaagattttggatttAAGAGTtgtatgatttgattttgagttattaaaaaaatgattacGGTTTGAGtatgatttatttagaaaagaatgaattatgttttgaggtttgagtttgatttatttaaaaaaagaatgaattgtgttttgagtttggattattgatgaacagaatgggaggtgtgatgagGATGAGTGTGATAATAAGAAATGATTTGAATGAAGGTTGATGAAGATTGATTTTAAAGTATGATTTTtaaatgaattgaatgatattaagaatggatttgaaaatgaaatttgaatttgagtgAAATATATGTGATCGGGCAAGAGACGGTGGCGTTGTTCACTTGTTTCGGATAAAAGTTCGAGACAGCGGGTAAGAGGCAAGGGTTGAGTTCTGTTACCACTGGCTCCGGGTTTGggtatataaccgacagatgagactcatcggcTACAGGACAgccatacatcatatgcatttatatgttttgcttgagtgtgtattgttttggtttgcctaactgtttaactatgcgggcacctttaccatgctgagaaccggaggttctcattctatacatatattgttgtttttcagatgcaggtcgagaggcacctcactAAGCATTCTGAAGACTATTTGGAAGTAAAGAACTCTATTGAGACTTGgtgttttatattttgtttatgtatatatatatatgtaaatagatTCTCTGCATTGTATATGTTAGTGAATCATTAGAATCATTTTAGATTAGttagtatcgtttatatttatatagcatatctgtatattaattgtaggattctatacttttattactttgattcttctggcacctatatataccccttgtacattgtacttttcatcacactcaataatacacaaatctttTCTCTaggtttagtctcttgtttctaacatggtatcaagagtttatgttgtttttttttttccagaaaCAATTGGTTTCTAGCTCCTTTATCTTGTTTCACCAGCAGTACTTTGTCTTCCGTTTTCGGCTCCTTCCCGACGCTTTGGTTCGTTACCGCCGCCACCCTCGCCTTTTTCTCGTTGCAGGCTTTCCAACGCCACCGGAATCATCGCCAGAAGCCGCCGGACGCGCCGCCACGTGCCGCTCAAAGTTGCCTGTCCGCGTTCATCAGTTCTCCTTCCACACGCCTCCAGCGCCGTTGGATCAGCGCCCCAGATCAACGGCTCCGCTTCTGCCATGCGTCACACCGCTGCTTTCCCGACCCGATATCGACCCGTGCGCCCGACCCGATCCGTTCCTATGCCCGCGTGGCACCCCACCCCGTCAGCCCTAACACGTGACCTGCTCATCCAATCCCACAGCGCCACGTGTTCCCTCATGTTGACGTGGCAGCTGACGTGTCATCCGACGTGGCAGCTGACGTGG
Encoded here:
- the LOC140179099 gene encoding uncharacterized protein is translated as MVMAEFVILRDSTAYNIILGRKTINDLGAVISTRMLIMKFITEEGSVGFARGDLEMAVACDNASLSLRKKSKEASGVFLADLDARVSDKPRPEPEGNLEKFRVGNTEEKFTFVNRNLPHELKEPLMEMIRANGDLFAWTPADMLGIDPQLMSHHLAVKPEARPVARRRRKMSQERAEEVAKQTASLLEAGFIQEFDYSTWLSNVVLMCMDYSGLNKVCPKDCYPLPNIDALVDAAAGYRYLNFMDAYSSYNQIPIHRPDKEKTAFITPGGIYCYKSPGCVKDVQRLAGRLTALSRFLGASVAKAIPFFNLMRKGIAFEWTPTCEEAFNHFKKILATLPVLDKSVVGEPLYLYLAITEEALAGVLVREEEKVQQPIYFASRALQGAELRYSKLEILPLALLTSSRRLRQYFQGHQVVVRTDHGIRQVLQKPDLAGRMMTWAIELSQYDLRYEPRHAIKAQAMADFLVEVTRDPTEDTDTQWKLHVDGASNQMSGGAGIILESLTGVIYEQSVKFEFPVSNNQEEYEALLGGLILAWEVGATRLEVCSDSQIVTSQVNGSYQARDSLLQKYLERDKELSKQFEEVAVQHVSRERNTRADLLSKLPSTKPGTSNRSLIQGITKEPVVALHLTKISPSWMDSIIDFLQNDKLPVGEKEAKALRREAAKYTIIQGQMFKKGLSQPLLKCLHPDQTDYWGVDLLGPFPVGPGQVKYLIVAIDYYTKWIEAELLATISSSNCRKFMWRQVITRFGIPEVVISREKPLSA